CTGTCGTAGAATCCGCGATCAAGGTAGACGGCCTTGACCCCGGCGTCAAGGCCGTCGAGGACACCGAAGAACTCAGCGAGGACACTACTTGCGGTATCGCCGTCTTTGAGACGGCGTACCGCCAGCGTGTAGCGTTTGTTCTTCACACGCGCGTAGAGTGTGGCATAGGCGTGGAACGCAGTGGTTCCACGCTTCGCTACCGAGTGATAGAGGCCGTCTGTGTCGTCTTCGTCACCGTAGTAGGGCCGCAGGTGGAGGTCTGCGCAGACCTCCACCTGTTCGGGGAGCAATTCATCGAGATCCTTTCGCAGGAGCGTGTTAGCGACTCGTTCGAGCCGTTCCGGCTCGAACTTCGTCCGAAGATGGTAGAGGACCGTGTTCCCAGCGGGTGAGTTCTGGCTCGACGCACAGAGCGTAGAGACAGAGGTCCCGTCGGCGCAAGCGCCGACGAGGACCTCATAGATGTCTTCAGCAGTGATTTCAGCGTTATTGGCTAACGAGAGCGAAACTTCCTCGTCAAGGCGGTTGACGAGAAAGTTAAGAAGCTGGTCCTCGTGGATCTCACCGTCTGCTTGTTTGGTTTTAGACACACCTTCAGCAAGCAGACGTTCTAACTAAGCGGCTTTGTGAAGTACTGATATTCGTTCCCAACACACAATCCGACTCGTCTTGTTTGGGAAATCCTATCTCTTCTACAAGACGCACTCATCGAGGAAAACGACACGTAGTGAACGGGTGGATTCAAAATTATGAATCCGGGGGAGTATCGAAGGCCTCAGATCACGTGGCCAGTTGTTCACTGAGCGGCCAGCAACCCTGATACTTCCTTGAGGGATCCACCAAACACTCGAATCCAGACTTCACCTTCGCGAGGTGCAATCCTTCATACGAATGAGGAACATAAAACTCTGTCCCAATCACCGGATAGAGATGGCCTAACCCTGTTTTTCGGTGGAATAGTGTGAGTAGGTGAAATAGAAAGAATTGGTGTGATATGTGAAATAGAAGAAATTTCGGCGATAGGCATAATAGGCGTAATAGATAAAATAGGCAAACCGGGTGAGATACCCAGATTCGGCATAAGAGACTTACAGCACGTGACATCCTCCCCGGCGTAAACGCCGGGGCTTCCCGTACCGCAGGTGGGATATTTACTGGTTTACGATACAACCTGTTCTCTCGGGCGAACCGTCCCGCTCTCGCGGTCGAACAAGTGTACCGATGGCTGTGCCACACAGCCGTTACTCCTATCCTCGCCGTGAGGACTCGGAGTTATCTTCTGCCGCATATAGCCTATGTAGAACCAGTTACTTAATAATGTCGATTACCGTGGAATATCCGGCCAGAGTGTCATCGGTGGACTGGTCAGCAAGTGTCGGATTCACGCCCGCCGTAAACGGCGGGATTCTCTCCTTGTGAAAAGATAGATTTCCTAGTGACATCCTCCCCGGCGTGAACGCCGGGGCTTCCCGTACCGCAGGTGGGATATTTGCTGGTCTACGACACGGCTTGTTCTCTCGTGTGAAACGTCCCGCTCTCGCGGTCGAACAAGTATGTCGATGGCTGTGCCACACAGCCGTTACTCCTATCCTCACCGTGAGGACTCGGAGTTATCTTCTGCCGCATGTTCTCCGCCCCGTTGCAATCCGCGTTCCCAACCAAACCGCACGACGAGCAGACGTACAACCCACGCTCGACACGGTTCTCCTTCGTGTCGTCACCACAGTTCGAGCAGGTCTTTGAGGTGTTCCACTCGTTCTCCTTCAACACCTCGACACCGTGAATCTCGCCTTTGTACGCGAGGTACTGGTAGATGCGGTCGAACGCCCACGAGTGTAACTTCTTGTTCCCAGTTTTGCCCCAGTCGGACTCTCGCACCTCTTCAGGCCAACTCACCGCGAGTGTACCAACACCGCGTTCGACACACTCTGTGATGATGGTGTCTGAGAGGACGTGGTAGAAGTGTGTTTCGCGGTCAGCGAGTTTCCGACGCGCCCACATCGACTTCTCCGAGGGGCCGTTCTCACCTTCGGTGTCGTACTCGGCTCGTTTGAAGTAGTGCTTGTCTTCTTTGAGCGAGTTACCGGGGTAGAGAACGTATTCGTCCGGGAACGCGACCGTGGCGATGTTCTTGATGCCAAGGTCAATCCCCGCCACTTCGTCGCCTGCGGAGTCGTTCGTTTCGAGTTCGACTTTGCAGACGAAGTGCAGTTCCCACTCGTCGCCGTTCCAGACGGCGCGAACGTTCTGCACTCGGTTGACTTCAGAGAGGTCAATGTCAGGGCGCGTCTGGTACTCGCAGAGCAGGAAGTCCGACCAGTATTCTTTCAGGTTCGAGCCTTTCGAGAGCCGGACGCGGTTGTTCTCGGGGTCGTGTTTGAATCCGTCTTCTTTGAATGTCACCGTGGAACGCGGTCGGGTGTCACCGTGTTTGCGGTAGCCGGGCGGATTCGCCTCACTGGACTTGTGCCGTAAGTCGAACCACGACTGGAAAGCGTCAGAAAGTTCTTCAATGACTTTCTGACTGGATTGCGCGTTCAAATCTTTCCAGCACGACTGATTCTTCATACACGATTTCAGAACACTACCGTTCGGGATCTCACCGGTTGCGTCCCAGATACGGTCGGCTGTCCATCGTGCGACGTTCCAGATTTTCGAGGCGGAATCCCCGAGCGAATCCAGACCATCACAGATCTGTTGGTGGTTCTGGATAGAACCAACGTAGGTGCGCGTGACGGTGAGATTCGCCATACATAGCCTATGTAGAACCAGTTACTTAATAGTTGTGGATTACCGTGGAATATCCGGCCAGAGTGTCATCGGTGGACTGGTCAGCAAGTGTCGGATCCACGCCCGCCGTAAACGGCGGGATTCTCTCCTTGTGAAAAGATAGCAGAAGTAGGGCGGAGGGATTCAGTGAACTGAAGAACAATAGACAAAGTCACTGAAACAGTCGCAATAGACATAATAGGTGAAATAGGTGGAGTAGGTGAGCAAGTCAGAAAAGAACAAAAATGCGGGATAGGCGAAGTAGAATCAGTAGCTACACCACACAGAACATATTCAATAGAAATAATCTGTGTACTCGCTTCAATCCCTGTAGATTAGAAAACAGAGAACTATTTTCACAATTGGTTTTCAATACTTTTCGGAAGATCGAATCGGAGCGAGGGATGATCGTAGTCACGGTCGTCCACCCAGTGATCTGATTGCCCCTCATATGGATCGATGAACGCATTCCGAACCCGGCCTTCGTGTTCTTTCACAATACTGGTCATGCGGTCAATCTCGGATTGATTCCACAAACGAAGCGACCGGCCTTCCTCAGTGACTTGCGTTGCCTGTACAACAGATACCTGGAGAACATGCCCCGACACCACCGTCTTGTTCAAGGGATCCAGTAACAACCCAAAGAACGTGTCTGCGTCCGCGATCTCGTTCACCATCATCACCAAATGCGACGGGAGCTGCTCCGGCGCGCTTCGAGGCTGTTCATACTCCGGCTTCCCGAAATTATAATTCTCAACTAATCTGGGCTTCCCATCGAAACAAGCTTTGATAACGCGACTCTTGAACACACCTTTCGCTTTCCGTGGATCACGGTTCTGATCCAAGAAATTCGAAGAGGCATCGTA
This genomic stretch from Halorubrum lacusprofundi ATCC 49239 harbors:
- a CDS encoding RNA-guided endonuclease InsQ/TnpB family protein — translated: MANLTVTRTYVGSIQNHQQICDGLDSLGDSASKIWNVARWTADRIWDATGEIPNGSVLKSCMKNQSCWKDLNAQSSQKVIEELSDAFQSWFDLRHKSSEANPPGYRKHGDTRPRSTVTFKEDGFKHDPENNRVRLSKGSNLKEYWSDFLLCEYQTRPDIDLSEVNRVQNVRAVWNGDEWELHFVCKVELETNDSAGDEVAGIDLGIKNIATVAFPDEYVLYPGNSLKEDKHYFKRAEYDTEGENGPSEKSMWARRKLADRETHFYHVLSDTIITECVERGVGTLAVSWPEEVRESDWGKTGNKKLHSWAFDRIYQYLAYKGEIHGVEVLKENEWNTSKTCSNCGDDTKENRVERGLYVCSSCGLVGNADCNGAENMRQKITPSPHGEDRSNGCVAQPSTYLFDRESGTFHTREQAVS
- a CDS encoding ISH3-like element ISHla1 family transposase → MSKTKQADGEIHEDQLLNFLVNRLDEEVSLSLANNAEITAEDIYEVLVGACADGTSVSTLCASSQNSPAGNTVLYHLRTKFEPERLERVANTLLRKDLDELLPEQVEVCADLHLRPYYGDEDDTDGLYHSVAKRGTTAFHAYATLYARVKNKRYTLAVRRLKDGDTASSVLAEFFGVLDGLDAGVKAVYLDRGFYDSKCLTLLQAHNYAYVIPIIRWGEAIQQELSEGWSRVIQHDLTGKLDGHSWTVDFPVYIDCTYLNGKYDENGVARHGYAADAPFIDSPRDARYHYSKRFGIESSYRLFEQAIATTTTRDPTVRLLYVVVSLLLQNVWRYLHYEYVATPRRGGRRLWWWPYKEFVNMIRRAAWTALAVRRAVPANRPPDDRFHR